Proteins encoded by one window of Cellvibrio sp. KY-GH-1:
- a CDS encoding GTP-binding protein, which yields MSDPIISSSSSATPGNPAGRSLIPTNIITGFLGVGKTTAIRHLLSIKPADEVWSVLVNEFGEIGIDGALLKEVNAHVREVPGGCICCVAGLPMKMALNMLIAKTKPDRILIEPTGLGHPEEIINTLTGEYYDTVLDLRATITLVDARKLSDERYYTNANFKDQIAVADVLVANKIDLSSAEDQCKFDELVAQFQPPKAAAFAVNQGGLQREWLDYPRRSHQLTHPQHHESQRDNRLRPSRELYNNAIQLPEGEDFLRRENAGQGFYSCGWMFKPQIRFGFNQIFGWLSGLPAVRAKAVLNTDQGVFMFNAENGVLSVNQLPIDAELDLADSRIEIIDDQPIDGASFELLLLAARV from the coding sequence ATGAGTGACCCGATTATTTCTTCTAGCTCCAGCGCAACGCCCGGCAACCCTGCCGGGCGTTCGTTAATTCCCACTAATATCATCACCGGCTTTTTAGGTGTAGGCAAAACCACTGCGATTCGCCATTTGCTGTCGATTAAACCCGCGGATGAAGTCTGGTCGGTGCTAGTGAATGAATTCGGTGAAATCGGTATTGATGGTGCGTTGCTCAAAGAAGTAAATGCTCACGTGCGCGAAGTGCCGGGCGGATGCATCTGTTGTGTGGCGGGTCTGCCGATGAAAATGGCCTTGAATATGCTCATCGCCAAAACCAAACCCGATCGCATTTTGATTGAACCAACCGGCTTGGGCCATCCGGAAGAAATAATTAATACCCTCACTGGTGAGTACTACGACACGGTGTTGGATTTGCGCGCGACGATTACGCTGGTGGATGCGCGCAAACTCAGCGATGAGCGCTACTACACCAACGCCAACTTCAAGGATCAGATTGCGGTAGCGGATGTACTGGTTGCTAACAAAATCGATTTGTCGTCCGCAGAGGACCAGTGCAAATTTGACGAGTTGGTCGCGCAATTCCAGCCGCCCAAGGCTGCGGCGTTTGCGGTTAATCAGGGCGGGTTGCAACGGGAGTGGCTGGATTACCCTCGTCGTTCACATCAGCTTACTCACCCTCAGCATCATGAGTCCCAGCGTGACAATCGTCTGCGGCCTTCGCGCGAGTTGTATAACAACGCCATCCAATTGCCAGAGGGAGAAGATTTTTTGCGGCGTGAAAATGCCGGACAAGGTTTTTACTCCTGCGGCTGGATGTTCAAACCGCAGATTCGCTTTGGTTTCAACCAGATTTTTGGTTGGCTCAGTGGCTTGCCGGCAGTGCGTGCGAAGGCAGTGTTAAACACGGATCAGGGCGTTTTTATGTTTAACGCGGAAAATGGTGTTCTCAGTGTCAATCAGCTGCCTATCGACGCTGAACTGGATCTTGCGGATAGTCGTATTGAGATAATCGACGATCAACCTATCGATGGGGCCAGTTTTGAACTGCTGTTGCTCGCCGCGCGAGTGTGA
- a CDS encoding type VI secretion system tube protein Hcp: MKKLISVSSLMLSVLFSANVLAAADMFIKISDVKGESRVISCPSSMCSLSDVAAGTYQVQVCDEKGGAVSSSVSLSHSVVSPRDAASGLATGKRMHKPMTFTKRLDKSSPQLFSLVVVDSGSRVTIQPQAGVSEATAPVSSAVSGGKVNVQDISITR; the protein is encoded by the coding sequence ATGAAAAAATTAATCAGTGTAAGCAGTTTGATGTTGAGTGTTTTGTTCTCCGCCAATGTGCTGGCTGCAGCAGATATGTTTATCAAAATCAGCGATGTTAAGGGGGAGTCGCGCGTAATAAGCTGCCCGAGCAGTATGTGTAGCCTGAGCGATGTTGCTGCCGGTACTTACCAGGTACAAGTGTGTGATGAAAAAGGTGGCGCTGTGAGCTCCAGCGTGAGTTTGTCGCATTCAGTGGTGAGTCCGCGCGATGCGGCGAGTGGTTTGGCGACGGGTAAGCGCATGCATAAACCAATGACGTTCACTAAACGTCTGGATAAAAGCTCACCGCAATTATTTAGTTTGGTAGTGGTGGATTCTGGCTCCCGTGTGACTATCCAGCCTCAGGCCGGTGTGAGCGAAGCTACAGCGCCTGTGTCGAGTGCAGTGTCCGGCGGCAAGGTGAATGTGCAGGATATCAGCATCACGCGTTAA
- a CDS encoding tryptophan halogenase family protein: MKKIVIVGGGTAGWMSALIMARQWNTQGFQIELLESPEVGIIGVGEGSTPALKVFFDLLGIAEAEWMPECNATYKCGISFENWSTRAGYERYFHPFSAALDRQTLPMFMHNVQTRLRGADLYAHPDRFFIASRIARECLAPVAPENFPFDVHYGYHFDAVLLGQFLRKKAIARGVVHRVCHVVQVQQDDAGNIVAVVSDTGDVHAADFFVDCTGFASLLLQKTLQTPFVSYRNNLLNDAAVAMPSDIGEKIPSETVSTALNNGWAWKIPLTNRYGNGYVYSSQFCSADEAEHELRARLGLLDADIPVRHLKMNIGRVREHWVKNCLAVGLSQGFIEPLEATALFLVQQTIAIFAEDFTRGEFTDRYRTEFNQRINGHFDGVRDYIVTHYKTSSRTDTEYWRANTADQQDVSQTMLELYSSWFAGKDLAAEVQRLNISSYYPAPSWYCILAGMGILPKAEQVRKPTAEEARFDLPAMDNFLRRCTLNFSDHRWYLEKLASNFPVYTE; this comes from the coding sequence ATGAAAAAAATAGTGATTGTCGGTGGAGGTACCGCGGGCTGGATGAGTGCGCTGATTATGGCGCGCCAGTGGAATACCCAGGGGTTCCAAATTGAATTACTGGAATCGCCCGAGGTGGGGATTATCGGCGTGGGTGAGGGGTCTACACCTGCGCTGAAAGTATTTTTTGATTTGCTGGGCATTGCCGAGGCCGAGTGGATGCCTGAGTGCAACGCCACCTACAAATGCGGCATCAGTTTTGAAAACTGGTCGACGCGCGCAGGTTATGAGCGCTATTTCCATCCGTTTTCTGCCGCACTGGATCGCCAGACCTTGCCTATGTTTATGCATAATGTGCAGACGCGCTTGCGCGGTGCTGATCTTTATGCCCATCCCGATCGTTTTTTTATTGCATCGCGCATCGCGCGCGAATGTCTCGCGCCGGTCGCGCCGGAAAATTTCCCCTTTGATGTTCACTATGGCTATCACTTTGATGCTGTTTTGCTCGGCCAATTCCTGCGCAAAAAAGCCATTGCGCGCGGCGTTGTCCATCGCGTCTGCCATGTTGTGCAGGTACAGCAAGATGATGCAGGCAATATTGTTGCGGTCGTATCGGATACTGGCGACGTTCATGCCGCCGATTTTTTCGTCGATTGCACCGGGTTTGCCAGTTTGCTGTTGCAAAAAACCTTGCAGACACCCTTTGTGAGTTACCGTAATAATTTATTGAATGATGCGGCGGTCGCCATGCCCTCGGATATCGGCGAAAAAATTCCCTCGGAAACTGTTTCCACTGCATTAAACAATGGCTGGGCCTGGAAGATTCCATTAACCAATCGCTACGGCAATGGCTATGTATATAGCTCGCAATTTTGTTCCGCCGATGAAGCCGAACACGAATTGCGTGCACGCTTGGGATTACTGGACGCTGATATTCCGGTGCGTCATTTAAAAATGAACATTGGTCGCGTGCGGGAGCACTGGGTAAAAAATTGTTTGGCGGTCGGTTTGTCGCAAGGGTTTATTGAGCCGCTGGAGGCAACTGCATTATTTTTAGTGCAGCAAACCATAGCAATTTTTGCGGAGGATTTTACCCGCGGTGAATTTACCGATCGCTACCGCACCGAATTTAATCAACGCATCAATGGCCATTTTGATGGTGTGCGCGACTACATAGTTACCCATTACAAAACCAGTTCACGCACCGACACTGAATACTGGCGCGCTAACACTGCCGATCAGCAGGATGTATCGCAAACCATGTTGGAACTCTATAGCAGCTGGTTTGCGGGAAAAGATTTGGCGGCAGAAGTACAGCGACTGAATATTTCCAGCTATTACCCGGCACCCTCCTGGTATTGCATTTTGGCGGGCATGGGCATTTTGCCCAAGGCAGAGCAAGTGCGTAAACCAACCGCCGAAGAAGCACGTTTTGATTTGCCTGCAATGGATAATTTTTTACGCCGCTGCACGCTGAATTTTTCGGATCATCGCTGGTATTTGGAAAAATTAGCAAGCAATTTTCCCGTCTACACAGAGTAA
- the zigA gene encoding zinc metallochaperone GTPase ZigA produces the protein MIPLPVTLLSGFLGAGKTTLLNHLLNNRAGLRVAVIVNDMSEVNIDAALVSNQVELRRAEEKLVELSNGCICCTLREDLLVEVRRLAQEGRFDYLVIESSGISEPLPVAETFTFADENGQSLSQIARLDTLVTVVDGVNFLEDYYAAESLQQIGASLGEDDERYLAELLIEQIEFCDLLLISKTDLISAEKLHELTCVLQRLNPTAEIIAISNGQIPINKILNTRKFSFEKAQQAAGWLQELRGEHQPETLEYGIENFVYRARRPFHPQKIYEFFNASMAQVNAENSLAKQSRLLRSKGFFWLASRPQVAGFWQQAGGVAQHGAAGIFWSGIPADEWPQDLDQRENILKNWQEPFGDRRQELVFIGQHLDRKSMNDALDNCLLSDAEFARGEQYWANLPDPFPVWIDG, from the coding sequence ATGATCCCGCTACCAGTGACACTCTTATCCGGTTTTCTCGGCGCCGGCAAAACTACCTTGCTCAATCACTTGCTGAATAACCGCGCCGGCCTGCGGGTCGCGGTGATTGTGAATGACATGAGCGAAGTCAACATTGATGCGGCGCTGGTGAGCAACCAGGTCGAGCTGCGGCGCGCCGAAGAAAAACTGGTGGAGCTGAGCAATGGCTGTATCTGCTGCACCCTTCGCGAAGACCTGCTAGTGGAGGTGCGCCGTTTGGCTCAGGAAGGACGGTTTGATTATCTGGTGATTGAATCGAGCGGCATTTCCGAGCCGCTGCCAGTGGCAGAAACTTTTACTTTTGCCGATGAAAATGGCCAAAGCCTGTCACAAATCGCTCGCTTGGATACGCTGGTGACAGTCGTTGACGGTGTGAATTTTCTGGAGGACTACTACGCCGCCGAATCGCTGCAGCAAATCGGTGCGAGCCTGGGTGAAGATGATGAACGCTATCTGGCGGAATTGTTGATCGAGCAAATTGAGTTTTGTGACCTGTTGTTAATTAGCAAAACCGATTTAATCAGCGCGGAAAAATTACACGAGCTGACGTGCGTGTTGCAGCGTTTAAACCCGACGGCAGAAATTATTGCTATCAGTAATGGGCAGATACCAATAAATAAAATTCTCAATACCCGCAAATTCAGTTTTGAAAAAGCGCAGCAGGCAGCGGGTTGGTTGCAGGAGTTGCGCGGCGAACATCAACCGGAAACCCTGGAATACGGGATAGAAAATTTTGTGTATCGCGCTCGTCGACCATTTCATCCGCAAAAAATTTACGAATTTTTTAACGCGAGTATGGCACAGGTGAATGCAGAAAATTCGTTAGCGAAACAAAGTCGTTTGTTGCGCTCCAAAGGTTTTTTTTGGCTGGCCTCACGTCCGCAGGTCGCCGGTTTTTGGCAACAGGCCGGCGGTGTTGCACAGCATGGTGCAGCCGGCATTTTTTGGAGTGGAATTCCTGCCGATGAATGGCCGCAAGACCTGGATCAGCGTGAAAATATTTTAAAAAACTGGCAAGAACCCTTTGGCGATAGGCGCCAGGAATTGGTATTTATTGGTCAACATTTGGATCGAAAATCCATGAATGACGCATTGGATAACTGCTTGCTCAGTGATGCGGAATTCGCGCGCGGTGAACAATACTGGGCGAACTTGCCTGATCCATTTCCAGTGTGGATTGACGGTTAA
- a CDS encoding TonB-dependent receptor, whose amino-acid sequence MKTSASFNRKLLSTIIAASVATTAFAQGDQVEEVVVTGIKASLTNSVSVKRDSGSVVDAISAEDIGKLPDTTIADSLQRVPGIQIRRNAGEGSTVNVRGMPQVSTLLNGEQFLSAGSITTAQPDFTDIPAELLSRVDVVKSAQASTLAAGVAGTIDLKTRRPFDLDDGWTFAGAAEGSQGKYTDDDIGHKISGFAGFNNGDNFGALLSVSNSKATLANFRYGMYSDWWFRGYNENGDWPGQGTASDLTGDGDTNDQVFGTIDYGVTNRTAERERTGISGTAQFQVNDSVELVADVFYTKMDQGDYVNGLIADNSWAQYDWVNPDLNTLVNRGKAVGGNGKDFYTSSVTNLEALRVIAKSETQMDDRESLNFNLQANIDFTDNFSGKVRYAHGNATNDHTSSFADALITSGMQSGLQTSYGGVKAPVNPGGYGPNGERVPVVADFSGEHPSIQYPQGFGQDIDSYGLVSAFSHQNRDEESTLDVFRFDGTYQFDDGVKVDFGYRFGDREIERNQYDLIAPFTVKDASGNNVTVYSKWKDSGIPGVSGGDTIAKTFTFSELQDSGYIHQVSDFGPASDGNSYYFINPKAMKNAFAFHEALYPGNVKQKDGAQSYTVEDQTQTFYFQGSFEGEAGLPYQANFGMQYIETSLDITQFIPSVDTTKVTVNGTVYPALDGVAPTIASSDVVERTFNDFLPRFNIAFDTTDDTKLRLAYSKTMTQLDANDLGLGRTYTTNNNPELGVFQVVSASQNGNPNMEPWRADNYDLSYEWYFSDSGMVSLGAFRVDVETSIATTTVQIPTVADSDGVNRRPGETIDLTTRDNTDGGVVKGLELGYQQAFDFLPGAWSGLGTTINYTFTDGTGGEKDFYGKTMPMADNSENQINAVVWYEYEQWQARVAYNYRSERFIGRAWNDGSPAAWWQAPTTYVDASVSYDINDNLTVYLQGTNITEEYEETYMQWEDVVVNQNVYEARYTLGVRAKF is encoded by the coding sequence ATGAAAACTTCTGCAAGTTTTAACCGAAAGTTACTGTCCACCATCATCGCCGCCAGTGTTGCCACCACCGCCTTTGCCCAGGGGGATCAGGTTGAAGAAGTTGTGGTTACCGGCATCAAGGCATCCTTAACCAACTCCGTCAGCGTTAAACGCGACTCGGGCTCAGTAGTTGACGCCATTAGCGCGGAAGACATTGGCAAACTGCCCGACACTACCATTGCCGACTCGCTGCAACGTGTTCCCGGTATCCAGATCCGTCGCAATGCGGGGGAAGGATCAACCGTTAACGTACGCGGTATGCCGCAAGTCAGTACCCTTCTGAATGGTGAACAATTCCTGAGTGCGGGTTCAATTACCACCGCGCAACCAGACTTCACCGATATCCCGGCAGAATTGCTGTCGCGTGTGGACGTAGTGAAATCCGCCCAGGCTTCAACCCTGGCCGCCGGTGTTGCCGGTACTATCGACCTGAAAACCCGCCGCCCTTTTGACCTTGATGATGGCTGGACATTTGCCGGTGCCGCTGAAGGCTCACAGGGCAAATACACTGATGACGATATCGGCCACAAAATTTCCGGTTTCGCTGGCTTTAACAACGGCGATAACTTCGGCGCCCTGCTCAGCGTTTCCAACTCCAAGGCCACCCTCGCGAACTTCCGCTACGGCATGTACAGCGACTGGTGGTTCCGCGGTTACAACGAGAATGGCGACTGGCCGGGCCAAGGTACTGCTTCCGACCTGACAGGCGACGGCGACACCAATGACCAGGTATTTGGCACCATCGATTACGGTGTGACCAACCGTACCGCCGAGCGCGAGCGCACCGGCATTTCCGGCACCGCACAATTCCAGGTAAACGACAGCGTTGAGCTGGTTGCCGATGTGTTCTACACCAAGATGGACCAGGGCGATTATGTAAATGGCCTGATTGCGGACAACTCCTGGGCCCAATATGACTGGGTAAATCCGGATTTGAATACCCTGGTTAACCGCGGCAAGGCTGTGGGCGGCAATGGCAAAGACTTCTACACCTCATCCGTAACCAATTTGGAAGCTCTGCGCGTTATCGCCAAAAGCGAAACCCAAATGGACGACCGCGAGTCCCTGAACTTCAACCTGCAAGCCAATATCGATTTCACGGATAACTTCAGCGGGAAAGTGCGCTACGCCCATGGCAATGCCACCAACGACCACACCAGCAGCTTTGCCGATGCGCTGATCACCAGCGGTATGCAATCTGGCTTGCAAACCAGCTATGGCGGCGTAAAAGCACCCGTTAACCCGGGTGGTTACGGCCCTAACGGTGAACGTGTACCCGTAGTCGCCGATTTCTCAGGTGAACATCCGAGCATCCAATACCCACAAGGCTTTGGCCAGGACATCGACAGCTACGGCCTGGTATCTGCGTTCTCCCATCAAAACCGCGATGAAGAATCTACCTTGGACGTGTTCCGTTTCGACGGTACATATCAGTTTGATGATGGGGTAAAAGTAGATTTCGGCTACCGTTTTGGCGATCGTGAAATCGAGCGCAACCAATATGACCTGATCGCACCATTCACGGTAAAAGACGCGAGCGGCAACAATGTCACCGTCTATTCCAAATGGAAAGACTCAGGAATTCCCGGCGTTTCTGGCGGCGACACCATTGCCAAAACCTTCACCTTTTCGGAGCTGCAAGACTCGGGTTACATCCATCAGGTAAGCGACTTTGGCCCGGCAAGTGACGGCAATAGCTATTACTTCATCAATCCTAAAGCGATGAAAAATGCATTTGCCTTCCACGAAGCCCTGTATCCGGGCAACGTGAAGCAAAAAGACGGCGCACAGAGCTATACCGTTGAAGACCAAACCCAAACTTTCTACTTCCAGGGTTCGTTTGAAGGGGAAGCCGGCCTGCCCTATCAGGCTAACTTCGGCATGCAGTACATTGAAACCAGTCTGGATATCACCCAGTTCATTCCATCGGTTGATACCACCAAAGTGACCGTCAACGGCACCGTGTACCCGGCGCTGGATGGCGTTGCACCGACGATCGCCAGCAGCGATGTGGTTGAGCGCACTTTCAATGACTTCCTGCCGCGTTTCAATATTGCTTTTGATACCACCGATGACACCAAGCTGCGTCTGGCTTACTCAAAAACCATGACTCAACTGGACGCTAACGATCTGGGTCTGGGGCGCACCTACACCACCAATAACAACCCTGAACTGGGTGTGTTCCAGGTGGTGAGCGCCTCACAAAACGGCAACCCGAATATGGAGCCTTGGCGTGCGGATAATTATGACCTGAGCTACGAGTGGTACTTCAGCGATAGCGGCATGGTCAGCCTGGGTGCATTCCGTGTGGATGTAGAAACTTCTATTGCCACCACGACCGTGCAAATTCCAACTGTCGCGGATTCCGATGGCGTTAACCGCAGGCCCGGCGAAACGATCGACCTGACGACGCGTGACAACACCGACGGTGGAGTGGTGAAAGGTTTGGAGCTGGGCTACCAACAAGCCTTCGACTTCCTGCCGGGTGCATGGAGCGGTTTGGGTACTACCATCAACTACACCTTCACTGACGGTACTGGTGGCGAGAAAGACTTCTACGGCAAAACCATGCCAATGGCCGACAACTCTGAAAACCAGATTAACGCTGTAGTGTGGTACGAGTATGAGCAATGGCAAGCGCGTGTTGCCTACAACTATCGCAGTGAGCGCTTCATTGGTCGCGCCTGGAATGACGGTAGCCCGGCGGCCTGGTGGCAAGCACCAACCACTTACGTGGATGCATCCGTCAGCTACGACATCAATGACAACCTGACTGTGTACTTGCAAGGCACCAACATCACCGAAGAGTACGAAGAAACTTACATGCAATGGGAAGACGTAGTGGTTAACCAAAACGTGTATGAAGCTCGTTACACCCTGGGTGTACGCGCCAAGTTCTAA
- a CDS encoding acyl-CoA dehydrogenase, with translation MMLLLSLLAIWALVAVLVYRQVALAAASAIVLIAWLVLGAVTPILYSPWLLTPLALVLVVLNIPGIRRSALTKPVFNALKKSMPPISATERDALEAGTTWWEKQLFSGKPDWNEFAQISLPQLTAEEQSFLDNEVSELCSLLDEWKIQNDLKDLPPEAWQYLKDKKFFGLIIPKEYGGLDFGPHAQSRIMSKIASRSGTAAVTAMVPNSLGPGELLVKYGTEDQRQRWLPGLANGTEIPCFGLTGPEAGSDAGSIPDTGIVCKGMHEGQEVIGLKLTFSKRWITLAPVATVVGLAFKLYDPEGLLGDPSKKEYGITCALIPAKHPGVEIGQRHNPGQPFMNGPIFGTDVFIPLDWIIGGAAMAGKGWRMLIECLGAGRGVSLPSLSTASGEMNYRMVGAYARIRRQFNTEVGKFEGVQEATADIAASGYALEAMRQFVTKGLETGAPSVMTAMAKYHATEMMRKSVEHSMDVVGGRAIQKGPRNFLVASYHAVPVAITVEGANILTRSLMIFGQGAMRCHPFLFEEMQAMELADTDEALKKFDKLFTSHLGHIANNLLRAKLLGFLGGRFSSVPANADDFSKRWYQRINLLSASLASMSDIALGILGGNLKRRELLSARLGDVHSQLFIACSILKFHSAHPRTRAEDAHAEYALTRSLYIAQEALRDFADNFPQKWIAKTIRFVTMPCGKIVNKPNDNLIRELGELIMEENPVRQMLAQYLYISHDPEDAAGRVESTYQLLLALGPVWHAFLKAKNTGKISGATTEELAKDAAAKNIIQPHDVARVVEYDARRFDCLLTDAFDKL, from the coding sequence ATGATGTTACTCCTTTCTTTACTGGCGATTTGGGCCCTTGTGGCCGTGCTGGTGTATCGGCAAGTGGCCCTGGCTGCTGCCTCTGCCATAGTGTTAATCGCCTGGTTGGTGCTGGGTGCGGTGACCCCCATCCTTTATTCGCCCTGGCTGTTGACGCCGCTGGCGCTGGTTTTGGTGGTGTTAAATATTCCCGGAATTCGCCGTTCGGCACTGACCAAGCCGGTCTTTAACGCGCTGAAAAAATCCATGCCGCCGATCAGTGCGACCGAGCGCGATGCACTGGAAGCCGGTACCACCTGGTGGGAAAAACAACTCTTCAGCGGCAAGCCTGATTGGAATGAGTTTGCGCAAATCAGCCTGCCTCAGCTCACTGCCGAGGAGCAGTCGTTCCTGGATAATGAAGTGAGCGAGCTGTGTTCGCTATTGGACGAGTGGAAAATCCAGAACGATCTTAAGGACCTACCGCCTGAAGCCTGGCAGTACCTGAAAGATAAAAAGTTCTTTGGTTTGATCATTCCCAAGGAATACGGCGGGCTGGATTTTGGCCCCCACGCCCAAAGTCGGATCATGAGCAAAATTGCCAGCCGTTCCGGCACCGCGGCGGTGACCGCAATGGTTCCCAACTCGCTCGGCCCAGGGGAGTTGTTGGTCAAATACGGTACTGAGGATCAGCGCCAACGCTGGTTGCCCGGTCTGGCTAACGGTACCGAGATCCCCTGTTTTGGTTTGACTGGCCCTGAAGCCGGTTCTGATGCTGGCTCAATTCCCGATACCGGTATTGTGTGCAAAGGGATGCATGAGGGCCAGGAAGTGATTGGGCTGAAGCTCACCTTTAGCAAACGCTGGATTACCCTTGCACCAGTGGCCACGGTTGTTGGTTTGGCATTCAAGCTCTACGACCCTGAGGGTTTGCTCGGCGATCCCTCTAAAAAGGAATATGGGATTACCTGTGCGTTAATTCCCGCGAAGCATCCCGGTGTGGAAATCGGTCAACGTCATAACCCGGGTCAGCCCTTTATGAATGGCCCCATTTTTGGCACCGACGTGTTTATCCCTCTGGATTGGATCATCGGTGGCGCCGCCATGGCCGGTAAAGGCTGGCGCATGCTGATTGAATGTCTGGGGGCAGGCCGTGGCGTGTCCTTGCCATCGCTGTCTACCGCCAGTGGCGAAATGAATTACCGCATGGTGGGTGCTTACGCGCGTATTCGTCGCCAGTTCAATACCGAAGTGGGTAAATTTGAAGGCGTACAGGAGGCGACCGCTGACATTGCGGCGAGTGGTTACGCGCTGGAAGCTATGCGCCAATTTGTCACCAAAGGCTTGGAAACCGGTGCGCCGTCGGTAATGACCGCCATGGCGAAATACCACGCCACTGAAATGATGCGCAAATCGGTTGAGCACTCCATGGATGTTGTGGGTGGTCGTGCGATTCAAAAAGGCCCGCGCAATTTCCTCGTTGCTTCCTATCACGCTGTGCCGGTGGCAATTACCGTGGAAGGGGCAAATATTTTGACGCGTTCGTTGATGATTTTTGGTCAGGGCGCGATGCGTTGCCATCCATTCCTGTTTGAAGAAATGCAGGCGATGGAATTGGCTGATACCGATGAAGCTTTGAAAAAATTCGACAAGCTATTTACCAGTCACTTGGGTCATATCGCTAATAACCTGTTGCGCGCAAAACTGCTCGGTTTCCTCGGTGGTCGTTTCAGCAGTGTGCCGGCGAATGCGGATGACTTCAGCAAGCGCTGGTATCAACGCATTAATTTGCTGAGTGCCTCCTTAGCCTCAATGTCAGATATCGCGCTGGGAATTTTAGGCGGCAATTTGAAACGCCGTGAATTGTTGTCGGCACGTTTGGGTGATGTGCACAGCCAATTATTTATTGCCTGTTCAATTTTGAAGTTCCATTCGGCGCACCCGCGTACCCGTGCCGAAGATGCCCACGCCGAATATGCGCTCACCCGATCGCTCTATATTGCGCAGGAGGCTTTGCGCGATTTTGCCGATAACTTCCCGCAAAAGTGGATCGCGAAAACCATTCGCTTTGTCACTATGCCTTGCGGAAAGATTGTCAATAAACCCAACGACAATTTAATTCGTGAATTGGGCGAATTGATTATGGAAGAAAATCCGGTGCGACAAATGCTCGCCCAGTATCTCTACATCAGTCACGACCCGGAAGATGCCGCCGGTCGCGTGGAAAGCACTTACCAGCTGTTGTTGGCACTGGGCCCTGTGTGGCACGCGTTCCTGAAAGCCAAAAACACCGGCAAAATTTCTGGCGCGACCACCGAAGAACTGGCCAAAGATGCAGCAGCGAAAAATATTATCCAGCCACACGACGTGGCGCGCGTAGTGGAATACGATGCGCGTCGCTTCGACTGCCTGTTAACCGATGCGTTTGATAAGTTGTAA